Proteins from a genomic interval of Chroococcidiopsis thermalis PCC 7203:
- a CDS encoding photosystem II reaction center protein K → MEAALLLAKLPEAYSILDPLVDVLPLIPLFFLLLAFVWQAAVGFR, encoded by the coding sequence ATGGAAGCCGCATTATTGTTAGCAAAACTACCGGAAGCATATTCCATCCTAGATCCTCTAGTTGACGTTCTGCCCTTGATTCCTCTATTTTTCTTGCTGCTAGCTTTTGTTTGGCAAGCGGCTGTTGGCTTTAGATAA
- the psaM gene encoding photosystem I reaction center subunit XII: protein MNISDTQVFVALVVALLPGLLAFRLATELYK from the coding sequence ATGAATATATCAGATACTCAAGTTTTCGTTGCCCTCGTAGTAGCGTTACTACCTGGTCTACTAGCTTTTCGGCTAGCTACCGAACTGTATAAGTAG
- a CDS encoding fatty acid desaturase codes for MTTLIPQPQQPTYGSFNPETRLKDILKTIPKECFQRDRLQAWSQVFINIFMVVVGYVGLAIAPWYLLPFVWIFTGTALTGFFVIAHDCGHRSFAKRRWVNDLVGHTLLLPLIYPFHSWRILHNHHHLHTNKIGEDNAWQPFQPEFYASLGSLGQWGYRLMRGEFWWMASTLHWGALHFNWTRFEGKQREQVRFSAMLVIVFAAIAFPLLFATTGFWGVIKFWFIPWLVYHFWMSTFTLVHHTAVDIPFYHPHEWNAARSQLSGTIHCNYPQWVEFLCHDISVHIPHHISTAIPSYKLWQAYRSLQQNWGDYLHPESNFSWSLMQEITSQCHIYDPDNCYQSCQEFRLGNRKSGQVKS; via the coding sequence ATGACTACACTGATTCCACAGCCTCAACAACCAACATATGGTTCCTTCAATCCTGAAACACGTCTCAAAGATATCCTCAAAACCATACCTAAAGAGTGCTTTCAACGAGATCGCCTGCAAGCATGGTCGCAGGTATTCATTAATATTTTTATGGTTGTGGTGGGTTATGTAGGTTTAGCGATCGCGCCTTGGTATTTGTTACCCTTTGTTTGGATTTTTACCGGTACAGCGTTGACCGGTTTTTTTGTGATTGCCCACGATTGCGGACATCGTTCGTTTGCTAAACGTCGTTGGGTTAATGATTTAGTAGGGCATACGCTACTATTACCGTTAATTTACCCTTTCCATAGCTGGCGCATCTTACACAATCACCACCACTTACACACTAATAAAATCGGTGAAGACAACGCATGGCAACCCTTTCAACCAGAATTTTATGCTAGTTTAGGGTCCCTTGGACAATGGGGCTATCGACTGATGCGGGGTGAATTCTGGTGGATGGCTTCTACCTTACACTGGGGAGCATTACACTTTAACTGGACTCGATTTGAAGGGAAACAGCGCGAACAGGTCAGGTTTTCGGCAATGTTAGTCATTGTTTTTGCCGCGATCGCATTTCCGCTACTTTTTGCTACTACTGGTTTCTGGGGAGTTATCAAATTTTGGTTTATCCCTTGGTTGGTTTATCATTTTTGGATGAGTACTTTTACTCTGGTACACCATACAGCTGTAGATATTCCTTTCTATCATCCTCATGAATGGAACGCGGCGCGATCGCAGTTGTCAGGCACTATTCATTGTAATTATCCCCAATGGGTAGAATTTCTCTGCCACGATATCAGCGTCCATATTCCCCACCACATTTCGACTGCAATTCCTTCCTACAAACTGTGGCAAGCTTATCGCAGCTTACAACAAAACTGGGGTGATTATTTACACCCAGAATCCAACTTTTCTTGGTCTCTAATGCAGGAAATTACGTCTCAATGTCATATTTACGACCCTGACAATTGCTACCAGTCTTGTCAGGAATTTCGTTTAGGGAACAGGAAATCAGGACAAGTCAAAAGCTAG
- a CDS encoding glutathione S-transferase family protein — protein MLKLYGGAFSRAAIVQWYLEELEVPYEFVMLDMKAGEHLQPAYLAINPFGKVPAIVDGDVRLWESGAILAYLADKYEKAELSLEERAQLSQWILFANATLGPGIFVEANRDREMPRLMTTLNQILEQQSYLLGQQFSAADVAVGSLLSYIPIMLKLDLSGYPAVVGYVKRLAERPAFQKSIGSRRGG, from the coding sequence ATGCTCAAGCTTTATGGTGGTGCTTTTAGCCGTGCCGCGATCGTTCAATGGTATTTGGAAGAACTAGAAGTTCCCTACGAATTTGTCATGCTGGATATGAAAGCAGGAGAGCATCTCCAGCCAGCATATCTTGCCATTAATCCCTTTGGTAAAGTTCCAGCAATTGTAGACGGAGATGTCCGACTGTGGGAATCTGGAGCAATTCTCGCCTATCTTGCCGACAAATACGAAAAAGCCGAGCTGTCCTTAGAAGAACGCGCTCAGCTGAGCCAATGGATTTTATTTGCTAATGCCACACTGGGACCAGGAATTTTTGTGGAAGCAAACCGCGATCGCGAAATGCCGCGTCTGATGACTACTCTTAATCAAATTCTAGAGCAGCAATCTTATTTGCTCGGTCAACAGTTTAGTGCAGCTGATGTCGCGGTCGGCTCTCTCTTAAGTTACATTCCAATCATGTTAAAGCTAGATCTGAGCGGATACCCAGCAGTTGTTGGCTATGTCAAAAGACTCGCCGAACGTCCGGCATTTCAAAAGTCAATTGGCTCTCGCCGTGGTGGGTGA
- a CDS encoding tetratricopeptide repeat protein, whose amino-acid sequence MRSQSLEAEKKNRKCRHQRNSSGKMANQSPIASQNGKRQPELALSDTYLRACAAEKSQQGNYADAIALLSQLLYRCPGNAIDYNNRGLVYFQAGQLQQAIADYDRALELNPNLAKAYNNRANYHAACGNFLAALADYDRALDLNPSYVRALFNRGITLRDLERYEEAIESFDLALLLGQLEGHIYAERGRTYHLWGDWNCCISDYRRALELLPQHNSSNADPAMRLRTQVETWLNQLLTIDN is encoded by the coding sequence ATGAGAAGCCAATCGTTAGAAGCAGAAAAAAAGAATCGAAAATGCCGTCATCAACGTAATAGTAGCGGCAAAATGGCTAATCAGTCGCCCATAGCCTCTCAAAACGGTAAACGGCAACCAGAACTAGCCTTATCCGATACCTACTTACGTGCATGTGCTGCGGAGAAATCGCAGCAGGGAAACTATGCCGACGCGATCGCGTTGTTGAGCCAACTGCTTTATCGCTGCCCTGGAAATGCGATTGACTACAACAATCGGGGATTAGTATACTTTCAAGCTGGTCAACTTCAACAGGCGATCGCTGACTACGATCGCGCACTAGAACTGAATCCCAATTTAGCAAAAGCTTATAACAATCGGGCTAATTATCACGCCGCCTGTGGAAACTTTCTCGCTGCATTGGCTGACTACGATCGCGCTCTAGATCTCAATCCTAGCTACGTGCGGGCGTTATTCAACCGAGGCATTACTCTGCGCGATTTGGAACGCTATGAAGAGGCAATTGAAAGTTTCGATCTAGCACTGTTACTAGGACAGCTAGAAGGACATATCTATGCCGAACGCGGTCGGACATATCATTTGTGGGGTGATTGGAACTGCTGCATATCTGATTATCGCCGTGCTTTAGAGCTTCTACCACAGCACAACAGCTCCAATGCCGATCCTGCTATGCGTTTACGCACTCAGGTGGAAACTTGGTTAAACCAATTATTAACGATTGACAATTAG
- a CDS encoding FGGY-family carbohydrate kinase, with translation MISLGIDFGTSGARAVAIDAAGKTLAEAKHVFTGSKLATAPAQWETGLFCLLEQLPLELRQKIEAIAIDGTSSTVLLCDATGNPIVTPLLYNDDRGIAVMDELRAIAPPHHVAIGATSSLAKLLWWQKARENSEFGIRNSELINHAPPTTHYGLLNDQFLSPSQEAIYFLHQADWLSFLLHGQLGVSDYHNALKLGYDVERLCYPDWLLKLPALPNLPQILAPGTPVGEVTAEVRSRWGLPQGCVVRAGTTDSIAAFLASGANSPGEAVTSLGSTLVLKLLSRTRVEDARSGVYSHRLGDLWLAGGASNTGGAVLRHFFTDAELETLSGEIDPNYESPLDYYPLLKAGDRFPINDPHLPPRLEPRPENPVEFLHGLLESMARIEARGYQLLQQLGATPLRCVYTAGGGAKNAIWSQIRARHLGVPVAQSAQAEAAYGTALLAQMSC, from the coding sequence ATGATTTCCCTGGGAATAGATTTTGGCACTTCTGGCGCTAGAGCCGTGGCGATTGATGCCGCAGGTAAGACTCTGGCAGAAGCCAAGCATGTTTTTACAGGGTCAAAATTAGCAACTGCACCCGCTCAATGGGAGACGGGATTGTTTTGCTTACTAGAGCAACTGCCCTTAGAACTACGGCAGAAAATAGAAGCGATCGCGATTGACGGGACTTCTTCCACCGTCCTACTGTGTGATGCGACGGGCAATCCAATTGTTACGCCACTACTCTATAACGACGATCGCGGCATTGCCGTCATGGACGAGTTACGCGCGATCGCTCCTCCCCATCACGTTGCGATCGGCGCTACGTCCAGTTTGGCAAAGTTGTTGTGGTGGCAAAAAGCAAGGGAGAATTCGGAATTCGGAATTCGGAATTCGGAATTAATTAACCACGCACCACCCACCACGCACTACGGATTACTCAATGACCAATTCCTATCTCCCTCACAAGAGGCAATATATTTCTTACACCAAGCTGACTGGCTGAGTTTTCTATTGCACGGACAGCTAGGAGTGAGTGACTATCATAACGCTCTGAAGTTGGGATATGACGTGGAACGGTTATGTTATCCTGATTGGTTATTGAAATTGCCTGCACTGCCAAATTTGCCCCAGATACTCGCTCCTGGCACGCCTGTAGGAGAGGTGACGGCAGAGGTGCGATCGCGGTGGGGTTTGCCTCAAGGCTGCGTGGTACGTGCTGGGACGACAGATAGTATTGCTGCGTTTCTGGCTAGCGGGGCGAACTCCCCTGGAGAAGCAGTGACATCATTGGGTTCGACCTTGGTACTCAAATTACTCAGTCGGACGCGGGTGGAAGATGCTCGCTCTGGAGTTTACAGCCATCGACTAGGCGATTTGTGGTTGGCTGGTGGGGCTTCTAATACTGGTGGAGCTGTGTTGCGGCACTTTTTTACAGATGCAGAGTTAGAAACGCTGAGCGGTGAGATCGATCCTAATTACGAAAGTCCCCTAGATTACTATCCTTTGCTCAAAGCAGGCGATCGCTTCCCAATTAACGATCCTCATTTGCCACCGCGACTAGAACCTCGTCCAGAAAATCCGGTTGAGTTTCTGCACGGATTATTGGAGAGTATGGCACGGATCGAAGCACGGGGATATCAATTATTGCAGCAGCTCGGCGCAACCCCCTTGAGATGCGTCTACACGGCTGGAGGTGGGGCGAAAAATGCGATTTGGAGTCAAATTCGCGCTAGACATTTAGGCGTGCCTGTGGCGCAGTCAGCGCAAGCAGAGGCGGCTTATGGTACGGCACTGTTGGCACAAATGTCATGCTGA
- a CDS encoding DUF938 domain-containing protein, giving the protein MNDSSSRRQYAPATQRNRKPILEVLLQVLPSTGTVLEVSSGTGEHAVYFAPHLHPRNWIPSDPNPLARESIAAWRESCPTDNLYPPLALDASDLVWVVERDELPESLHDIDFQRDPIVAIANINMIHIAPWSACLGLMAGARRILPPGGILYLYGPFKQGGRHTAPSNANFDESLQAQNPEWGVRDLDDVVAVARSENLSLLRTYTMPANNLSVIFQA; this is encoded by the coding sequence ATGAACGATTCAAGTAGCCGACGACAGTACGCTCCTGCTACCCAACGCAACCGCAAGCCGATTCTGGAAGTGCTGCTGCAAGTTTTGCCTTCTACAGGTACGGTGTTAGAGGTTTCCAGCGGTACGGGAGAACATGCAGTTTATTTTGCCCCTCACCTTCACCCGCGTAATTGGATTCCGTCCGATCCAAATCCCTTAGCACGAGAGAGCATTGCAGCATGGCGAGAATCTTGTCCGACAGATAATTTATATCCGCCGCTGGCGTTAGATGCTAGCGATCTGGTTTGGGTGGTAGAAAGGGACGAACTGCCAGAATCTTTACATGATATAGATTTTCAACGCGATCCGATTGTGGCGATCGCCAACATTAACATGATTCACATTGCCCCTTGGTCGGCTTGTCTGGGATTAATGGCAGGAGCAAGGCGAATTTTGCCACCAGGGGGTATTTTGTATTTGTATGGACCCTTCAAGCAGGGGGGTCGGCATACTGCGCCCAGCAATGCTAATTTTGATGAAAGTTTACAGGCGCAAAATCCAGAATGGGGCGTGCGCGATTTGGATGATGTTGTCGCAGTCGCACGCAGCGAAAATCTTTCCCTACTTAGAACCTATACCATGCCAGCTAATAATCTTTCAGTAATTTTTCAGGCGTGA
- a CDS encoding glycosyltransferase family 2 protein encodes MKPIVTIVVVPRERFSCTQASLESIYAHTDFPFKLIYVDGNSPVKVRRYLEAQAQEKRFDIIRTNYYLSPNHARNIGLSRVDTKYLVFVDNDVIVSPGWLTALVNCAEETEATVVGPLMCEKQPIHQRVHFAGGESRVVTDVKGRRHLREKMYKQGHNAVELRPQLKRTQTELAEFHCTLVRREIFDRIGYLDEAMLNTKEHLDFCMTVAQVGGTVYFEPDSLVTYVPGPPLEWTDLHFYMLRWSDAWTLGSLQRLREKWNLSEDGYFQTKYKKLGVRRIATIIKPFVRQVSLGFENKPLKRTMKKIDRKFNRYLSDRYAKMLPQRKLELPPIQKVTTPELAKA; translated from the coding sequence ATGAAACCTATAGTGACAATCGTTGTTGTACCTCGCGAGCGCTTTAGCTGCACTCAAGCATCTTTAGAAAGCATTTACGCACACACAGATTTCCCCTTCAAGTTAATTTATGTTGATGGAAATTCTCCAGTCAAAGTACGACGATATCTAGAAGCTCAAGCTCAAGAAAAACGTTTTGACATTATTCGCACGAATTACTATCTTTCTCCCAATCACGCACGTAATATTGGTTTGAGTCGTGTCGATACTAAGTATTTGGTTTTTGTTGATAACGATGTCATAGTTTCTCCAGGCTGGTTAACAGCTTTAGTTAATTGCGCTGAGGAAACAGAAGCAACTGTAGTTGGTCCTTTAATGTGCGAAAAACAACCTATCCACCAAAGGGTTCACTTTGCGGGTGGAGAAAGTCGTGTTGTTACTGACGTGAAAGGTAGACGACATCTACGCGAAAAAATGTACAAACAAGGACATAACGCGGTAGAATTGCGTCCTCAATTGAAACGAACTCAAACCGAATTAGCAGAATTTCATTGCACCTTAGTCCGCAGAGAAATATTCGATCGCATTGGCTATCTTGACGAAGCTATGCTCAACACCAAAGAACACCTCGACTTTTGTATGACCGTGGCGCAAGTGGGAGGTACAGTCTATTTTGAGCCAGATAGTTTAGTCACATACGTACCGGGTCCACCTTTAGAATGGACGGATTTACACTTTTATATGCTGCGTTGGAGCGACGCTTGGACTTTAGGCAGCTTACAACGCCTACGCGAGAAGTGGAATTTATCGGAAGACGGTTATTTTCAAACCAAGTATAAAAAATTGGGAGTCAGACGCATTGCCACAATTATTAAACCCTTCGTGCGTCAAGTAAGTCTTGGATTTGAGAATAAGCCGTTGAAGCGAACTATGAAAAAAATCGACCGAAAATTCAATCGCTATCTGAGCGATCGCTATGCCAAAATGTTGCCACAACGCAAACTGGAGCTACCACCAATTCAGAAAGTAACAACGCCAGAGTTGGCTAAAGCGTGA